From Deltaproteobacteria bacterium:
ATTTTGCCGGCGGTGGCCGCCAGAGCATAACTGGACCACAAAGAATTTAACGCGAGCGAAGTAAATGCGATGAGCAATAGGCGGCGCATAGCCAACGGTTCTCAAATTATAACTTGGCACAAGGATAGAAAAACTAGAACATCTGTTTCCGAGCGCATGTATATCGCCTGCGTGCGAAGCCTGTCAAACACAGCGAAGTCGAGCGAAAGTTACGATCTTCTTGGGGCAGATCAATACGGCGGGCGGACATTGCGTGATCCTTGGCGACTGCCGTGCCTCGACATTTTCAGCAAATCCTGATTTGGATGACAGCCATGAACGAAACAATTTCTGCGATCGAAACTATTTCGCTGCGGGTGCCGTTGGATATCTGGGCGCCGGCGCCGATGTCGCAAGGCGTGCCGCGCACCCATGTGGAAAGCCTCTATGTGCGCGTGACCACTAGCGGCGGCGTGGTCGGTTGGGGTGAGTGCTTCGGCACTGGCCGTCCCATGGTCGTCGCCGCCTTCGACACTTGGATCAAGCGGCTCGCCATCGGCCAGAGCGCCACGGATGAAGAATTGATCCCGCGCATCGAACGCATGCTGCTGTCGCTCAGCCGCTCCGGGCCGCTGGCCCACGCGCTGGCCGGGCTCGACATCGCGCTGTGGGACATTCGCGGCAAGCTGGCCGGCGTTTCGGTATCGACGCTCTTGGGCGGCGCCAAGCGATCCCGCGTCGAATGCTACGCTTCGCTGCTGCAATATTCCGGGAACTCGGAACATATCAGGCGCAACACCGCGCGCGCTCTCGAACGCGGCTATCGTCTGATCAAGCTCCATGAACGCACCGCCGCTGCAGTCGCTGCCGCGCGCGAAGTGACGGGTCCGGACATTCCTCTGATGGTGGATACCAACTGCGCATGGACGCCGGCCGAAGCCGAGGAGGCGGTCGCCGCGATGGCGCCGTCCAAGCCCTACTGGGTTGAGGAGCCGATCTATCCGCCGGAGGATTTCGAATCTCTCGCCAAGCTGCGCGCGGTCACCGGCGTGCCCATGGGGATCGGCGAGAACGGAACCAGCTTGCGCGAATTTCGCAGAATGGTCACCATCGGCAAAGCCGATTTCGTTCAGCCCGCGATGGTCAAACTCGGCATCACTGCCATGGCAAAAGTCGCCGCCGAGGTCGAGCAAGCCGGTGCCCTGTGCGTGCCCAACGCTTTTTATCTGGGACCGGCATTTCTAGCGGCGTTGCATTGCCTCGCGGTAAAAGAGAAAGACTCTCCGCTCGAGCGCATGTTCGCCGACTTCGGCGCGACGCCGTTCGCCAAGACCGTGCCCGTGATCGACGGCGGCGTTGAAGTTCCGCAAGGCCCAGGTCTCGGCGCCGACCCGGAAGACGACCTGATTGCTCAGTTCAGAGTGTAGGTCTGCGCTGTCCAGGCGCAGCGCGCCTTGTCAGGGAGCCAGGGTAACCTGCTGGTAAGGTTCTTTGCCGCGGTGGCGGCTAATTTGAATAGTGACTTTCCGGTCCAGCTTGTTCAGAAATCCGATTAGCCGCTCTTGGCTGAACCGGCTGAATTTGGCGCGCATGAGCGCGGAGATTTTCGATTGCTTGACGCCGAGCAGTTTCGCCGCTTCTTTGGGACTGCGGCCTTTTAAGAGCTTCATGACCTGCACGCCCAAGCAGGCGCGGGTGTAAAACTCGTCTGCGTTGTCGATCTCAAGGTCGGCGAAGATATTGCCGGCGCTCACAGTCACGTCGATTGCCTTACTCATTTTTTGCCATCTCCTGCGCCTCTCGGTAGCGCCGTTTGATTAAATCGACGTCCGGTTTCGGCGTAGCGATGCCGGACTTGGATTTTTTCTGGAACACGTGAAGCACGTGTCAAGAAACAAGACCTGACCCTCATCGCTGTTGACTCGGTTGCAACTAATCAACTGAATTTGTTCATTTAACGTCCGGACACTAATGAGCAACTACTATAAATTAAAGCCCTGACCCCTTATGTTCTGACCGCCTGTGCGAGATGAATAAAAGGGGAAAGAACAAAATTCTTTTCACGGGGAATGTCTGTGCCTACTTGACCTGCAGGCTAATGGGTGACCCCGTTTCTAGGTAGCTTTCACCGGAGCACGAGAATATTAAATTCGGGCAAACGTAATGGGCTTTGGATGCAGTGCTCATGACGGCCTCGCGCAGGTTTAGGTTCAAATCTTGTCCTTTTGCCGCACCGGGGGCCATTAGATCGTCGATGCGCTACGAACGATTTACCTACTACCCAAATACCATTGCTGTTTCGGGATCTGGAGAAGCAGGTACATTCGGTGGCACCGGTAGTCGAGCAAATCCTTTCCTGGGTTTCCACGCCTTTCCCGGC
This genomic window contains:
- a CDS encoding mandelate racemase/muconate lactonizing enzyme family protein, with translation MTAMNETISAIETISLRVPLDIWAPAPMSQGVPRTHVESLYVRVTTSGGVVGWGECFGTGRPMVVAAFDTWIKRLAIGQSATDEELIPRIERMLLSLSRSGPLAHALAGLDIALWDIRGKLAGVSVSTLLGGAKRSRVECYASLLQYSGNSEHIRRNTARALERGYRLIKLHERTAAAVAAAREVTGPDIPLMVDTNCAWTPAEAEEAVAAMAPSKPYWVEEPIYPPEDFESLAKLRAVTGVPMGIGENGTSLREFRRMVTIGKADFVQPAMVKLGITAMAKVAAEVEQAGALCVPNAFYLGPAFLAALHCLAVKEKDSPLERMFADFGATPFAKTVPVIDGGVEVPQGPGLGADPEDDLIAQFRV
- a CDS encoding XRE family transcriptional regulator codes for the protein MSKAIDVTVSAGNIFADLEIDNADEFYTRACLGVQVMKLLKGRSPKEAAKLLGVKQSKISALMRAKFSRFSQERLIGFLNKLDRKVTIQISRHRGKEPYQQVTLAP